The proteins below are encoded in one region of Phaseolus vulgaris cultivar G19833 chromosome 1, P. vulgaris v2.0, whole genome shotgun sequence:
- the LOC137814526 gene encoding cytochrome P450 76A2-like produces MTLTLEYSSLFLLLLVSLLFLFLFRRKTAARNRRLPPGPPGWPIFGNLFQLGDMPHRTLADLRAKHGPVVWLQIGAMKTMVILSADAASVFFKHHDHAFADRTITETMRAHNYNKSSLALAPYGPYWRLMRRLVTVDMLVAKRINETASVRRKCVNDMITWLSKEAGKLEEGDGVYVARFVFLMSFNLFGNLMLSRDLFDPESETGSEFFAAMAGLLEWTGHANVADMFPWLKWLDPQGLRKKMDRDMGKALEIASKFVKQRLEEQRRDKETRDFLDVLIDFQSSNTEEALTISDKDLNIFILEIFMAGSETTSSIIEWAMTELLRNRECLEKVKSELDGVVGNGREIEESDIDNLPYLQAVVKETLRLHPPIPLLVPRKAIKDTQFMGYDIPKDTQVLVNAWAIGRDPSFWDQPLDFKPQRFVDCNNIDYKGHHFGFIPFGAGRRMCAGVPLAHRILHLVLGSLLHRFHWELQTHVTPSTVDMKEKLGITMRKLQPLLLVPKFIPSSSSIVNTE; encoded by the exons ATGACGTTGACTCTCGAATACTCTTCCCTCTTTCTTCTACTACTTGTGTCTCTTCTGTTTCTCTTCCTCTTCCGCCGCAAAACCGCCGCTAGAAACCGCCGTCTTCCGCCGGGACCACCGGGATGGCCCATTTTTGGAAACTTGTTCCAACTCGGAGACATGCCTCACCGCACCCTCGCCGACTTAAGGGCCAAGCACGGCCCCGTCGTGTGGCTCCAAATCGGCGCCATGAAAACCATGGTTATCCTCTCAGCCGACGCCGCCAGCGTGTTCTTCAAGCATCACGACCACGCCTTCGCAGACCGCACCATAACCGAAACCATGCGCGCCCACAACTACAACAAATCCTCCTTGGCCTTGGCCCCTTACGGCCCCTACTGGCGCCTCATGCGGCGCCTCGTCACCGTGGACATGCTGGTGGCGAAACGCATAAACGAAACCGCTTCGGTGCGGCGGAAGTGCGTAAACGACATGATAACATGGTTGAGCAAAGAGGCTGGGAAGTTGGAAGAGGGTGACGGGGTCTACGTGGCGCGGTTCGTGTTCCTGATGTCGTTCAACCTGTTCGGGAACCTGATGCTGTCGCGGGACCTGTTCGACCCTGAATCAGAGACCGGGTCGGAGTTTTTCGCTGCGATGGCGGGTTTGTTGGAGTGGACAGGGCACGCTAACGTCGCCGACATGTTCCCGTGGCTGAAGTGGCTGGACCCGCAAGGTTTGAGGAAGAAGATGGATAGGGACATGGGCAAAGCTCTGGAAATCGCGTCGAAGTTCGTGAAACAGCGTTTGGAAGAGCAGCGACGCGATAAGGAGACAAGGGACTTCTTGGATGTGTTGATTGACTTTCAAAGCAGCAACACTGAAGAAGCACTCACAATATCAGACAAAGACCTCAACATTTTTATATTG GAAATCTTCATGGCTGGGTCAGAAACAACAAGCAGCATAATTGAATGGGCGATGACGGAGCTTCTGCGCAACCGGGAGTGTCTGGAGAAGGTGAAAAGCGAGCTTGATGGAGTGGTTGGGAATGGAAGAGAAATTGAAGAGAGTGACATAGACAATCTTCCCTACCTACAAGCCGTGGTTAAGGAAACACTTCGCTTGCACCCTCCGATTCCGTTGCTTGTTCCTCGGAAGGCCATCAAGGACACACAGTTCATGGGATACGACATTCCCAAAGACACCCAGGTTTTGGTGAATGCTTGGGCCATCGGAAGAGACCCCAGTTTCTGGGACCAACCCCTTGACTTCAAGCCCCAGCGCTTTGTCGATTGTAACAACATCGATTACAAGGGACATCATTTTGGGTTTATTCCTTTTGGAGCTGGACGAAGAATGTGTGCGGGTGTGCCCTTAGCGCACAGAATTCTTCATCTTGTGTTGGGATCGTTGCTTCACCGATTCCACTGGGAACTTCAGACTCATGTCACGCCCTCCACCGTTGATATGAAGGAAAAGCTCGGTATCACCATGCGAAAACTTCAACCCTTGCTTCTTGTTCCTAAATTCATTCCATCTTCCTCCTCCATCGTTAATACAGAATAA
- the LOC137816211 gene encoding uncharacterized protein, whose amino-acid sequence MKPIDDKQEKVTIRAVSRDEEGRKRVEKIEVGTHNVETLKYVEKKLINKGIQRQDRHPAGGIGIGRQPPKSGHGGKFTWEGPADMAENELMAAPAAIDEGDPNYEDGEEKGEEVEELVVGEVEVGKVGEEHVGVARIDIDPRLNTN is encoded by the coding sequence aTGAAGCCAATTGACGATAAACAAGAGAAGGTGACGATCAGAGCGGTGAGCCGCGACGAGGAAGGAAGAAAGAGGGTGGAGAAGATAGAGGTCGGCACTCACAACGTCGAAACCCTAAAGTACGTCGAGAAGAAGCTCATCAACAAGGGTATCCAGCGCCAGGACCGCCACCCCGCCGGTGGCATCGGCATCGGACGACAGCCTCCAAAGTCCGGCCACGGCGGCAAGTTCACTTGGGAGGGCCCCGCTGACATGGCGGAGAACGAGCTCATGGCGGCGCCCGCGGCCATTGACGAGGGGGACCCCAACTATGAGGATGGCgaagagaagggagaggaagtGGAGGAGTTAGTTGTTGGGGAGGTTGAAGTGGGCAAGGTTGGTGAGGAACACGTTGGGGTTGCAAGGATTGACATTGATCCTCGTCTGAATACGAACTAA
- the LOC137814528 gene encoding protein PSK SIMULATOR 1-like has protein sequence MGGETVNGSWFSSFWPVSRKSASSDNKAVVGILASEVTGLMLKVVNLWLSLSDGEVLSLREGMVNSVGVKMLVSDNDDYLMELALNEILDNFQSLARSVARLGKKCVDPVYHRFEHFVHNPAQNYFQWSGWEYRWKKMERKVKKMEKLIAAMTQFCEEVEVLAEVEQTFRRMQANPDLHRVKLLEFQKKVMLQRQEVRNLRDMSPWNRSCDYVVRLLARSLFTILERIVLVFANTHTQTVQPHNYSPHMNANNLLRSHSFSVMHSSVYPSENTLKGFNSGPVGGRPVSNSIFLVGKGKRKKKQQQALHEPVLFRKNTYSESKQLGHIVGFKGCMSAANSSPVIQNCMQTNGGSMRLTDCHLKSIDKMKIVNELSHSNRVRIYSKLSINNQLKAASKSLGDAALALHYANMIVLIERMVTSPQLVDLATRDDLYSMLPTTVRTALRAKLKSHAKGKSSSNHHDANLAAEWSLVLAQILEWLAPLAHNMISWHSVRNFEKECSTFNANVLLVQTLYFANQAKTEAAIVDLLVGLNYVCRIDTKGGTRDTLDCASTRTFNGVRLRKNGMYNEIL, from the coding sequence ATGGGGGGTGAAACGGTGAACGGGTCATGGTTCAGTTCTTTTTGGCCAGTCTCTCGCAAGAGTGCATCATCGGATAACAAGGCAGTGGTGGGAATTTTGGCATCAGAAGTTACAGGGTTGATGTTGAAGGTGGTTAATTTATGGCTGTCTTTGAGTGATGGGGAGGTATTGAGTCTAAGGGAAGGGATGGTGAATTCAGTTGGAGTCAAAATGCTGGTGTCTGACAATGATGATTACTTGATGGAACTTGCGTTGAATGAAATACTTGATAACTTTCAATCTCTTGCACGCTCTGTGGCTAGGTTGGGTAAGAAATGCGTTGATCCAGTTTATCATCGTTTTGAACATTTTGTTCATAACCCAgctcaaaattattttcaatggTCTGGGTGGGAGTATAGGTGGAAAAAGATGGAGAGGAAAGTGAAGAAAATGGAAAAATTGATTGCTGCTATGACCCAGTTTTGCGAAGAGGTTGAGGTGCTAGCAGAGGTTGAACAGACTTTCCGAAGAATGCAGGCAAATCCGGACTTGCATCGGGTGAAATTGCTTGAGTTTCAGAAGAAGGTCATGTTGCAGCGGCAGGAAGTGAGAAATCTCAGAGACATGTCTCCATGGAATAGAAGTTGTGATTATGTTGTCCGGTTGTTGGCGAGATCACTATTTACTATCCTGGAGAGGATCGTACTTGTCTTTGCAAATACTCACACACAAACTGTACAACCACATAATTATTCTCCGCATATGAACGCTAACAATCTTCTGCGAAGTCATTCATTTTCTGTTATGCATTCATCTGTTTATCCTTCAGAGAATACTCTCAAAGGATTCAATTCAGGTCCTGTTGGAGGGAGGCCAGTATCAAACTCGATCTTTTTAGTAGGCAAGGgcaaaagaaagaagaaacagCAGCAAGCTCTTCATGAACCTGTTTTATTCAGAAAAAACACATATTCAGAAAGCAAACAGTTAGGACATATTGTGGGCTTCAAAGGTTGTATGTCTGCTGCAAACAGTTCTCCTGTCATACAAAACTGTATGCAGACAAATGGTGGCTCCATGAGGTTGACTGATTGTCATTTGAAATCTATtgataaaatgaaaatagtGAATGAGTTATCTCACTCCAACAGAGTTAGAATATACTCTAAATTATCCATCAATAACCAGTTAAAGGCTGCTTCCAAATCCCTTGGTGATGCAGCTCTTGCCCTACATTATGCAAACATGATTGTATTGATTGAGAGGATGGTAACATCACCTCAGCTGGTTGATCTTGCCACAAGAGATGATCTGTACAGCATGCTTCCAACTACTGTAAGAACTGCTCTAAGGGCTAAGCTTAAGAGCCATGCAAAAGGTAAATCTTCCTCCAATCATCATGATGCAAACCTTGCTGCTGAATGGAGTCTGGTACTTGCACAGATATTGGAATGGTTGGCTCCACTGGCACATAACATGATAAGCTGGCATTCTGTGAGAAATTTTGAGAAGGAGTGCTCAACTTTTAACGCAAATGTTTTACTTGTTCAAACTCTTTACTTTGCAAACCAAGCAAAAACTGAGGCTGCTATAGTTGATCTTCTTGTGGGTCTCAACTATGTGTGCAGGATTGATACAAAAGGTGGCACAAGAGATACACTGGATTGTGCTAGCACAAGAACTTTTAATGGTGTTCGTTTGAGAAAGAATGGAATGTACAATGAAATTTTATAG
- the LOC137814524 gene encoding leucine-rich repeat receptor-like protein kinase PXC1 — translation MKHSSSINLSLALAFTILYVADAAWQNDTLALSQFRLQTDTHGNLLSNWTGADACSAAWLGVECSPNGRVVGLSLPSLNLRGPIDSLSPLLYLRFLDLHENRLNGTVSPLLNCTALELLYLSHNDFSGDIPPQISSLRLLLRLDISDNNIRGPIPNQVAKLTHLLTLRLQNNALSGHVPDLSASLLNLTQLNVTNNELRGHVPDSMLAKFGNASFSGNHALCGSTPLPKCSETEPDTETTITVPSKPSSFPQTSSVTLSDTPKKKGLRAGVIVAIVVAVLVTVLVAMSFVVAHCCARGGEGYGSAVGSESGKRKSGSSSGSEKKVYGNGGNFDRDSDGTNTETERSKLVFFDRRNQFELEDLLRASAEMLGKGCLGTVYRAVLDDGCTVAVKRLKDANPCERNEFEQYMDVVGKLKHPNIVKLRAYYYAKEEKLLVYDYLPNGSLHALLHGNRGPGRIPLDWTTRISLVLGAARGLARIHAEYNASKIPHGNVKSSNVLLDKNGVALISDFGLSLLLNPVHAIARLGGYRAPEQVEVKKLSQEADVYAFGVLVLEVLTGRSPSTPYPGSAARPRVEDESEVDLPKWVGSVVKEEWTAEVFDEELLRYKNIEEELVAMLHVGVACVAAQPEKRPSMLEVVKMVEDLRVEQSPLGEDYDEARSRNSLSPSLPTTEDGLA, via the exons ATGAAACACTCTTCTTCCATAAACCTGTCACTGGCATTGGCCTTCACCATCCTCTATGTTGCAGATGCTGCATGGCAAAATGATACACTCGCATTATCCCAATTCCGCCTCCAAACCGACACCCACGGCAACCTTCTCTCCAACTGGACCGGAGCGGACGCCTGTTCCGCCGCGTGGCTCGGAGTGGAGTGCTCCCCAAATGGCAGAGTGGTGGGCCTCTCCCTCCCTTCCCTTAACCTCCGTGGCCCAATTGATTCACTTTCCCCACTTCTCTACCTCCGCTTCCTCGACCTCCACGAAAACCGCTTAAACGGTACCGTTTCCCCTCTCTTAAACTGCACTGCCCTCGAACTTCTCTACCTCTCCCACAATGACTTCTCCGGCGATATTCCGCCGCAGATATCTTCCCTCCGCCTCCTCCTCCGCCTTGACATCTCCGACAACAACATCCGCGGTCCAATCCCCAACCAAGTCGCCAAACTAACCCACCTCCTTACTCTTCGGTTACAGAACAACGCCCTCTCCGGCCACGTCCCCGACCTCTCCGCTTCCCTCCTCAACCTCACCCAACTCAACGTAACCAACAATGAACTTCGTGGCCACGTTCCCGATTCCATGCTCGCAAAATTCGGCAACGCCAGCTTCTCCGGAAATCACGCTCTATGTGGATCCACCCCGTTGCCCAAATGTTCCGAAACCGAACCAGATACGGAGACCACAATAACCGTTCCTTCAAAACCGAGCTCGTTCCCTCAAACAAGTAGTGTCACTCTCTCTGACACTCCGAAGAAGAAAGGACTGAGGGCGGGTGTCATAGTGGCGATTGTGGTGGCGGTGCTGGTGACGGTGCTGGTGGCGATGTCATTCGTGGTGGCGCACTGCTGCGCGAGGGGAGGGGAAGGCTATGGGTCGGCGGTGGGGAGCGAGAGTGGGAAGAGGAAGAGTGGGAGTagttctgggagcgagaagaagGTGTATGGAAATGGTGGCAACTTCGATAGAGATAGCGATGGGACGAACACCGAGACGGAACGAAGCAAGCTGGTGTTTTTCGATAGGAGGAACCAGTTTGAGTTGGAGGATCTGCTTAGAGCATCGGCGGAGATGCTGGGAAAAGGATGCTTGGGGACGGTTTACAGAGCGGTGCTCGACGATGGGTGCACCGTGGCAGTGAAGAGACTCAAAGACGCAAACCCCTGCGAGAGAAACGAGTTTGAACAGTACATGGACGTTGTAGGGAAGCTGAAACACCCCAACATTGTTAAACTCCGAGCTTATTACTATGCCAAGGAAGAAAAGCTTCTTGTGTATGACTACCTCCCCAATGGAAGCTTGCATGCTCTTCTTCATG GTAACCGTGGACCTGGAAGGATTCCATTGGATTGGACAACGAGAATAAGCTTGGTGTTAGGTGCGGCTAGAGGGTTGGCCAGGATTCATGCAGAGTACAACGCGTCCAAGATACCTCACGGGAACGTCAAATCCTCCAACGTGCTTCTCGACAAAAACGGAGTCGCTTTGATCTCCGACTTCGGGTTATCGCTGCTGTTGAACCCTGTTCACGCGATTGCACGGTTGGGAGGGTACAGAGCGCCGGAACAGGTTGAAGTGAAGAAGCTGTCGCAGGAGGCTGACGTGTACGCTTTCGGGGTGTTGGTGTTGGAGGTGTTGACAGGGAGGTCACCGTCGACACCGTACCCTGGTTCCGCAGCTCGTCCGCGCGTGGAGGATGAGAGTGAGGTGGATCTTCCGAAGTGGGTTGGGTCTGTGGTGAAGGAGGAGTGGACCGCTGAGGTGTTCGACGAGGAGCTGTTGCGGTACAAGAACATCGAGGAGGAGTTGGTAGCGATGTTGCACGTGGGAGTGGCGTGTGTGGCGGCGCAACCGGAGAAGAGGCCGAGTATGTTGGAGGTTGTGAAGATGGTTGAGGATCTGAGGGTGGAACAGTCTCCTCTGGGGGAGGATTATGATGAGGCACGGTCACGCAATTCGCTTTCGCCGTCGCTTCCCACCACCGAAGATGGCCTTGCTTAA